A segment of the Lepus europaeus isolate LE1 chromosome X, mLepTim1.pri, whole genome shotgun sequence genome:
GATCACCCATGCTCACAGAGTTCTCAGCATAGCCTAGCTAGCAATACAGTATCTGGTTCATGTGAtaatcaagctccttgctaatttgtATAACAAGAATCTGGGCCACTTGTATGGGTGGGAACCTGACAATATCTGCCCAAGGCGGATGAAATGTTAAGATCAAACTATACTGATTATTGGTATACTTACCCAGGATAAAGGATTTAAGATTATCTCAAGTATCTGGAAGTGGTTTTAAAACAATGTGAGATGTCCGTAAATCAGAACCTGAACTCAACAGCAGCTCACAGGCAATAAGGGTTAAGGGACAGAGCTTCCCTGACAGTGTTAAGGAACCGAAAAGCCAGGCAGGGCTTATATGGGAGGCTTCacaaagttcactgaaaatgtacattattttaGTCCATTTTCCCATGGACTTCATGAAGCCCCTTCATGCATGTGTCCAGGTTTATATGCTTGCTGTGTCACCATGATTAGTAATAGCATCCCCTTTTACTCTCAAAAGTGTCCTGGTTTGGGATGATGAGCCACATGCTCAGCCACCCCTTACCCATGCCACCCTGGAGGCCCCAGAAGACATTCCGTTTGGGCTTTAAGCTATGCCTTGGTAAGGGAAGCATTGGAACATTTTTAAAGCCCTGTGGAAGCTGTCCTCTGTAGCCTAGAGATGACAATAGAGAACACTGGGATTGAATTGGGACATCAATGGGAATAGCAGGAGTCAGTGTGAGCATGGCAGATGCCAGTGATAGCACTTAATCATTAAAAGACAATCATTTCTCACTTTTTGTAGTGCTtgatatttattgaaaataatgccaactttttttttccaggtagtattgaggagctgggctgagtgcatttttgctttttgtttgctttgtttttagaaACATTTGTTCAACCACACACATCAGTGGGGCTGCTGCAATTATGAAAGAAAAACGACAGTTGTGCATTAGAGAAAAGAGATATCAACAATTTGGTTGCCAGGCACACCAGGTCCCCGCAGCACTCAGGCTGGGACCCTAGGAGTAGGTAGGGAACTAACCAGGTTGAAAAACAGCCCCTTCAGGGGCCAATGAGCTGTCCAAATCAATGTCCGAAAAGGTGTAGCCAGGTCAGAAGTCTTCTGTGTTGGTCCTTGTCTCTAAAGGCGATGATCTGTCAGAGGCTTGCAGTGGGCGATGGCGAAGTGGTAGCATGAGTCTCTGTGCAGGTGTAGGCCTGGCAGCGAGGCAGGTGGCAGCAGCAGGGTGATCTGAGCAGTTTGTAGCAGGGGCCTGGCCTATAACTGGGGCTTATGACACAGTTCAGATGAGCTGGGGAGAGGTCCTGGGGCTAGGCAAATCAGATGACAACCGGCTTCAGGGtgaggcccctgcccagccccagcagcaggtATCTGGAGCACTACTCCTGGAACAAAGACAAGCACTtcgggggttggggaggggagaaCAGGAAGGCAAGGGGGAGTGCAGCAGCTCCAGGGGtcgggtgggagggggtgggggtggaggagagggagaagtggCTGCGTGCAGGGCTCTCCCCTCAAAGGCCCCCAGCGGCTCGGGGCCTAGTAATCATCCTCTTCATAGTCGTCGTCGTCGTCTTCGTCATCGTCCCAGCCGAAACACTGCTTCATCTCATCCAGGAAGGCCCGGTAATCGCCTAGGATGGGGCTATCCATCTCGATGTAGGGCACCACCCACTCCTCGGCTTCCCCGGTCAGGAGGCTGATTAGGAATGCCACCTTCATGGCGTCGTTGCAGAACCGGTTCTCGTTCACGAGCATGTAAGACGCCGTCTGCACAATAAACTCGGGGAGCCGGGAGCTCTCGCCGTTAAACGTTTCAGGGAAGGGCACCGGGCAGCTCGGCGGACGTACCTGGCGCAGCAGGCTGGCCCTCTCGCAAACCAGCAGCCGCAGCTGTTCCATGAGCTGGCTGTTCTCGATGCTCAGGGCGCGGTGCCTCACCAGCAGGGCGTGCAGCAGTAACACAAGCTCGTCCACCATCTCGAACAGCTTGAAAGCTCTGGGCTCGCTCGAGTAGGCTCCGCTGGGCCAAGATGCACACAAGAGGCCTTGCAGGAAGTGCGTGTCCTATAaagtgctgtggccaggggcggGGGACGGCGAGCGCGGGGCCCCGGCGTCTGCGCAAGCTCCGCCCCCGAGGCCACTCTGGCAGGCGGCgcgccggcgctgcaaggtgcgggcggggccggggaagAGGCCAGGGCGCAGTGGGGGCGTGGCCTGGCTGCCGAGAACCGTTTGCTGTGACTTGAGACCAGGGAGGGAGTGGCCGGGGAAGGACGCGCCGGGTCGCTCAGCGTCACGCAGAGCAGATGAGTGCTGGCTCGCTAGGAGAACTGGTAAAGGCTGTGAAAGGCGGCCGAGCCCCGGATGTGAGGCCTGCGTTAGCCTAGGGCCTGGCGGGCGCTGAGCGCCGTGTCGCAGAGACAGCCGATTCACACAATTCACTGTGTCGCGGGTCTGCGAACGCTAGTTCCTTGGGTGCATGTTTTGTTGATAGGACTAATTGCCTTTTTAAACCTCCCCTAGAGAAGTACTGACGCTGCTGACTGCCCTGCTGCAATCACCGATCCTTTCAGAGTCATAAAGACTCTTAAGGGGTCCCGGCTTTCATCACAAAGCGGTATTTGAACAGGGACTTTTATTTAGAAACTATTGCTAAGTGTCTTTGAAAAGAATCTGAATAGAGGCTTATACCAAGTTCTGCAAAGTCGACATCTGATAAGCGCTTAAGGTGACCTCCCTGTGGGGCTCTATTTCAGGTCCTGATATCAGAGCCTGTGGCAATGGTTGTTATTCTTTACTTAACAATGAGGAAACCATTAAGACATTTGTgctctttaatgttttttttttctactttgaatGTGAATATTCCAATAGTTATTGACAACGAATGAATGCAATGCTCCTTGTCACTTCTACCATTGCCAGACTGCTAAAAGCAATCACTTTTAGCTTGCTTTCGTCTCTTCCTACACTCTGTTCTCTATACAGTAGCTGCAGGAATCCTTTAGCGCAGAAGTCACATCCCTTCACTCCCTGGCTCAAAACCCTCCAATAGTTTCCCCTGTGACTTagaataaaaagcaaagtcttgacCATGCCCTATAAGGCCCTGCATACTCTCCTAggtctcccattcccagtctgcTCTAATaacaccccaccccctgctgatTCTTACACAAATCAGCTAATTCAGGCCTCAAGGCCTTTGTACTTTTTATCCCTCTGAATTGGAAAGCTCTAACCAGTTAgaggcctggctcctccccttaCATTCCTACAGAACTTTCCTGAGCACTCGGTTTCTCAGAGCACCCTGTTCTGTGCCACCCAGTCTCTAATCCCTTACCTTATATGTTTCAATATAGAGCATTTATCATAATCCTGGCCAGCACATTATAGAGCACTTTGTTCATCATCTGCCTCCACTGTAGAATGTAAGTTGGTGCAGAAAGAGGCTTTGTTTGCTAGCTGCTTTATCTCTAGTGCCTAGaagccagcctggcccagagaagGGTCTCCATTAATGTTTGGTGAATGATAGCATCTCAAAATGCAGATGTTGAGATGAAAACTAGAAATGGTGGCTGCACAAGGTGTCCAAAAGTTTTCTTCAAATTATGTAGTGTAGCTCTGATGATGAAATCAGTCATAATgcaaataacaaaattattttttaaaagtaatctcaTTCAATTCTTTACAATAGAATTGAATGGTCATTCATGGAAgtgggaggctgggagagagaaccagagcCAAGGCCCAagtagagagaggaggaaggaatacACTGCTCAACGGGAGAGTAAGGAAAAGAGGAAATAGAAATGTGAACCCTTAGATTCTCCTAAGAGCTCCCTCTTAGTTCTACTATGAGATCCCCCACTAGATGAGCAGTACCTTGAAAGCAGACAGGGAGCTGCTCTCACTCAAACTTTGATCTTTGATATCTGACAGTGTTTCCTAGATAGTTCAAAAATGTGTGGTGGATAACACCAAAGTGATGGATGGGAAATATCATAGTTTGTTTCCAGCCATCATGCCTATATTCAGCTCAGTGTGCAGGATGGCCTTGGTAGGGATGGCCTTGGCTGGCCATGGTTGCTTACACATCCCGAGATTCACAGAGCGTATCTAAAATCACTTCCTCTTTCTAAACCCTCACGTCCCAACCCAATATTTCCCCTGTTCAAAAATCAATCTAAGTCCAGGTATCAGACAACTAGGGATGCCCCTTACTCCCTCAAGACTGCTGGAATTATTTAAACAAATCAACCCTAAACTGTTTACCCTGCCCTGCCTTGACTTTCCCATGGATGCCCCAAGAAAGACTGTAGCTTTTGGTTTCCCTACACCTTTCTGTACCCTGACCAAAGTACTGTATTCCCTCCCCATGGCCCTACACGGTGTGGTGTGCTCCCTCCACTGGAGAAACAAAAGTAATACAAATCTTTCAGTATCATTGGCCTCTCTGTGTTTGTTGTCAGTCACTTACACCAAAAGCTTGTGGGTACAAGTCCAGGGAGGACTCTAaagggtgtgcatgtgtgcatctgtgtcctTGTGCATCTGTATCCAAGCAGGCAGGACCACACAGCTTCCCTGTAGCATGAAGGCTGTGACTCACAGTGAGAACTGGCAGCATTGCAGTTAGACAAATAgagatttaaaaatcaatcatgtTTTCTCCAGGAAATATATAGGCCTATGCAAACATAGTAAAACACAGTTATGGGATGCATACTAGAAAGAACAGCACTTTTATGAAAAGGAATTCTGAGTTCAAGTCCTCAAGCTCTTGCTTACTGTGTGACTTTAGCAAGTTGTTTAATtcttctgagcctcagtctccatATAAATAATGCATATAGTAATAAGATCTACAACATATGGCTGCAGAGAAGATCAAattatataacataaaaatatctGGCAAACTACAAACTGCTATGCATAGATTGCATATTGTTGTTCACTGGAAAATTGTGGCTTACTAGTCTTGCAATGATggtattatttgcattttaaaaccgagagagagagagagcaaactcctattcactggttccctctccaaataccAGCAAAAGCCAGTGCTTGGCCAGCTTGAAGACAAggactaggacttgaacccaggcactctgagacgGAATGTGAGCCCCTTAACTGGCGTCTTAACAACGAGGCCAAATGCCAACTCcctgcattttaaatttaatatgtcGTTAGTTTACCCCTCTCATTTTATTCTTGTGTCTGTGGATTTatctatgaattttaaaataaaaatgtgtttagtcTTTAACAAGTAGCTGGAAGAAGACAATAAGGCATCACTTGGTTTTGTGCTGTCAGTTCAAAAATACACTGCTACCATAATGATGACATACACATATTTTAATGGAGAGAGAGGGTGCTGATTATCAGATTCCAAAGGCTATATTGTAACAGTATCTATTTTTAACATCTTCTATTCACTCTATGAATCTTGGAAGACTCTGTGGGCCATGGCAGTCTTCCTGGGAAAGGCCCATAGCCCCTGAGGCATTTGAGACACTGAAAAACAGGAGCTCCTCTGGTCTCCACTCCGCTGAATCCCAGCATCCTCTCTTCTCACATTCTCTGGGCCTTCCTGCtagcctccttcaggtcccttAGTTTCTCTGATAAACTCAGCAACTGTTTTGTTCGATGCAGAATATGGGTTATTTGAAGTAAAATCTTCCTGAAGTGAGAGAAGGTTGTAGTACTGTATGAATACATGAATAATTCCCAGTCTCTATTTCAAATCTCCCACTGGTTCTTGCCAGTATGCCACAGATTGTGAGAAATGGAAATAGAATCACCAAAGTTGATAATGAGATGAGACAGTGCTAAATAAGAGAGTACCTGTGGAGTGATTGGCAATGAAAATGCAGATGAAAAGCAGATCATACGGAGGGCAGGACCAACTTGTACCAGGACAATAGGCAGAGGACTCCCAGCTCAtcaactttctctttctcccataCTTCACAGGCAAGGCCAGCATGAAGCTCAGTAAACACCTCGCCACGACCTCTCCCTCATCCTGTCTCACTTGGAAAACGTTTTCCGTTTGGATACTATGCAACAGACATTTCACTGGTGTGTATTCAGCTAGATCTGGTTTACTGTGCTGTTCTGTCTTTCTGTTATGCATACcgttattttgatttatttataatcTCTCTTGtgccattttgatttttatttcatttggtccATTAAGTAAATTTGCAGCATTCAAAACACTGGaggtgggccggtgctgtggcttaacaggctaatcctccaccttgcagcgctggcacactgggttctagtcccggtcggggcactggattctatcccggttgcccctcttccaggccagctctctgctgtggcccgggaaggcagtggaagatggcccaagtccttgggccctgcacccgcatgggagaccaggagaagcacctggctcctggcttcggatcagcgcgatgcgccagccgcggcagccattggagggtgaaccaacggcaaaggaagacctttctttctttctttctctctctctctctgtctctctctctttcgctgtccactctgcctgtcaaaaaaaacaaaaaaacaaacaaaaacaaaacaaaaaaaaacaaaacaaaaaaaaacaacactggagGTGATAGGTGTTAGATACCACTATTTGATCGAGTTTCATCTCAGGTATGCTGTAACTGGACATTTTAGATGTTTATACAAAGTCTTTTGAGGGAAATAAAGTAAATTTAGGAGATAATGAATTGTGGGACATTTATGAGTAATGCTGGCTTTGAACAAGCTTTTGAAAACTTACATAGTtgataaaattttggaaaaaaaagccTGACTTTtgaaatctctgtcttggttctcAGTATTATTGCTCTTTACAGAATGTTTTTCTTATTAATGTATagttttaaacacttttttttctgacagctttttgtaaatttttagcATGGATAGATGGGAATTTCACTTTTATGTTACTGTACAGGTGAcatatttttgtgtattccttattATCTTAGTAGCTTCATGTAGCATAATATTTATGGTCATCGTGAAAAGttgataatatattttcttttttaaagatttatttatttatttgaaagtcagagttacacacagagagaaggagagacagaggcacagagagagagagaggtcttccatcttctggttcactccccaattgactgcaatggctagagctgcactgatccaaagccaggagccaagaacttcttctgggtctcacacatggctgcaggggcccaaggacttgggccatcttctactgctttcctggaccacagcagagagctagattggaagtggagcagccaggactttaaccattGCTCATATGCAGTGCTGgaacgcaggcagcagctttacctcctatgccacagagccagcccctataaTATATTTTCATCTTGTTTTGTATGCTTGTGTAACAttcacaaagaaatattttcatgattGAGAGAATAGAAAATGCAGAATCCATAATTTTGATAACTGGAACTTTCCAGTTGTTGGTCAGTTCTTTATTATGTTGGGTGTCTTGTCTTTCTTGAGTTTTTGGTTGGTTAGTTAGGGAGTACATTAGACACCTTTGTGTTTTGGTTGGAATTTTACATAGCTTGCATTTCAATTCTTTGCTTCTTTGCTGTTTCTACTAATCCATAACAGTATtgtaataaatggaaaaaactaAACTACCTTAAAGACATTGTTTTCAAAAGTAGcatagaattaaataaaaataaataaataaataaataaataaaaagaacacttGGCTTGCATTAAGAATACCTAGCCCATATTTTACAGGAGACATTATCTTTCCTAGAACGCCTTTGAACATCTCTAAATCCAAATTCCCTcatttttccttatttgtaaaaaggACTCTCACACGAACAACGTATTTCAAACAAAAGAATGAGTTTCAAAGAGTAAAATGTTTTTACATGTTACTTattaatatacattattttaaaattgttttgaaacaatttcaaatttattaaCACTTGTAagaatttttacaaattttaatataTCTTTCCCTCAAGTAAACCACTTGCTAACATTTTCCTATATTTGACTTATCTTTCTCTCCAATGTCAATATTtgtgtgtgtccatgtttgcATTGCAAACATAGAGGTTCACAACCACTTATTGTTTTGGTGGCCATttgctaaaaacaaaaattaccCTGTCTTACAAAATCAATCTATCGAAATCTAGAAGAcagagctagcattgtggtacaacaggttaacctactgtctgcaatgccagcatcccatatgggagctggttcaagtcctagctgctctacttccaatccagctacctgctaatgctcttgagaaagcaacagaagatagcccaagtccttgggcccctgcatctacattggagacctggacaaTATTCTAGGCTTctagttttggcctagcccacccttgtccattgtggctatttggagaatgaatcaactGATGCAAGATTttctccccgccccaccctctttctctgtccctctctctcatacacacacatctctgtaactctgccctttaaaataaataaatatttttaatttttttaaatctgggaGATTAACATTGATATAATCCACTGATCTTATTAATATCTCCTCCAATTGTATTGCCTTTAgttatcatgtttttaaaatcctttttatcTGGAATAGACTTTTCTTGCCAGGACCTTGAGAATTTCATAAAGTATAAGCTAATAATTCTTAAATATATcttaatttctgttatttatccattattcaaattttattatgaaagctTTGCAGAAATACCACAGAAGTGTTGCTATGCTTCTCTCAGTACATCACATTAGAAGGCATATGATGTCATTTTGTTCCATCATTGGGGTTAGTAACTTCTATCACCTGGTTAAAATGGTTTCTGCCAGATTTCTTCAGTTGAAGGttgaaatgatttttaattattaagaATTAAAGTTGGTTTACATTCTACTCTAAAGGAATATTTTCTATGCTCTTTTATTCATGTATGTACTTTCAATAGTATAAGACCTCTAGATTCCTATTTTGTTCGATAGATTATCATTCACTACCATCATTGTTCATGTTGGTGCTCAGATTTTCCAGATTTGCCAATTGAAATCCTTCTAAATGAGATTCTATATCCTTTTGACCCATTCACCTCATTCTTTGAGCAGTCTCTTTTTTTGACAATATGATAATTTAGGTTCATCATTTACTTTTCCTGTTCTAGCTCTAAAATCAATCATTTCACCAAGGAACTGTCATTACCTTTATTGAACAATGGCTTTCAGAAATAAATATCTCAGAGTTACAAGTGCAAATTGCTATAGATATCAGCGATTTTTCAGTTCTGGAACACTCATATAGCTAGATAGAAAAAATAAACCTCAAACCTTACCTAATTCCATATGCAAACACAAATTTGTGAAGGATCATAGCACTAACGTAAAAGTTAAAGCCATGATGTTTCTGtccataaaaaattataaattggatttcataaatattaaatattttgttcaCCAAATGATGCTAAAAAATGAATAGAGAGGTGAACAAATACCtataaacacatgcacacactaagGGCTAATACCaagaatatgtaaaatattttagaatttacaAATAGAACATATGTatcaaaaatacataatatataaataactcctaaaatgaataagaaaaagataaataacttTTGTAAGATAGTGGAACAATTTCTTCTAAAAATCAAGCACACTCTTACAATCCAGCAATTGCATTTCTTggtatttaataaaataacatgTTCACATAGAAATTT
Coding sequences within it:
- the LDOC1 gene encoding protein LDOC1 gives rise to the protein MVDELVLLLHALLVRHRALSIENSQLMEQLRLLVCERASLLRQVRPPSCPVPFPETFNGESSRLPEFIVQTASYMLVNENRFCNDAMKVAFLISLLTGEAEEWVVPYIEMDSPILGDYRAFLDEMKQCFGWDDDEDDDDDYEEDDY